A window of the Anoplopoma fimbria isolate UVic2021 breed Golden Eagle Sablefish chromosome 17, Afim_UVic_2022, whole genome shotgun sequence genome harbors these coding sequences:
- the LOC129106078 gene encoding transketolase-like, giving the protein MEDYHKPDQQTVQALRNIANRLRINSIKATTAAGSGHPTSCCSVAEIMSVLYFYTMKYRPEDPRNFNSDRFILSKGHAAPALYSMWVETGFLKESELLSLCQVDSALEGHPNPKQQIVDIATGSLGQGLGVACGMAYSGKYFDKSSYRVYCLLGDGEMSEGAVWEAMSFASYYQLDNLVAIMDINRLGQSDPAPLQHHVEKYQKRCEAFGWHAIVVDGHSVEELCKALSQPRHQPTAIIAKTIKGKGIPAAEDKLGWHAKPLPKDMAEMVMKDLQSRIMNSSKHLYPPAPVEDSPPVSLRNIRMPSAPSYKAGEKIATRKAYGMALAKLGRYNERVVALDGDTNNLTYSEIFKNEHPNRFVECYIAQQNMVSVSMGCAARERNVVFASTLASFFTRAYDQLRMAAFSDSNINLCGSHCGLSTGEEGPSLMGLEDVAMFRALPNATIFYPCDGVSTEKAVELAASTKGVCYIRTSRQDCAIIYNSNEDFHVGQAKVVYQSKEDQVTIVAAGVTLHEALAAAEHLKKERISVRVIDPFTIKPLDIKTIIDHTRATRGRILTVEDHYYEGGLGEAVSSAMVNESGFNLHRLAVSHVPRSGKPHELLKIYGIDRDSITQAVRKMLSSSTNAK; this is encoded by the exons ATGGAGGATTACCACAAACCTGACCAGCAGACAGTGCAGGCGCTGAGGAACATCGCCAACCGCCTCCGAATCAACTCCATCAAGGCAACAACTGCAGCAGGCAGCGG ACACCCTACATCATGCTGCAGTGTGGCAGAAATCATGTCTGTGCTTTACTTCTACACCATGAAGTACCGCCCTGAAGATCCCAGGAACTTCAACAGTGATCGCTTCATCCTGTCCAAG GGTCACGCTGCTCCGGCCCTGTACTCCATGTGGGTTGAAACGGGCTTCCTGAAGGAGAGCGAGCTCCTCAGTCTGTGCCAGGTTGACTCTGCCCTCGAGGGCCACCCAAACCCT AAGCAGCAGATTGTGGACATAGCCACTGGCTCCTTGGGGCAGGGTCTTGGTGTGGCCTGTGGAATGGCTTACAGTGGGAAATACTTTGACAAGTCCAG TTATCGTGTGTACTGCCTGCTGGGGGACGGCGAGATGTCAGAGGGTGCCGTCTGGGAGGCAATGTCGTTCGCCTCCTACTACCAGCTTGACAACCTGGTGGCCATCATGGACATCAACCGTCTGGGCCAAAGTGACCCTGCACCCCTGCAGCATCATGTGGAGAAATATCAGAAACGCTGTGAAGCTTTTGG atGGCATGCCATTGTTGTGGATGGACACAGTGTGGAGGAGCTTTGCAAGGCTCTGAGCCAACCACGTCATCAGCCCACCGCCATCATTGCTAAAACCATCAAGGGCAAAGGCATTCCAG CTGCAGAGGATAAGCTGGGGTGGCATGCCAAACCTCTGCCCAAAGACATGGCGGAGATGGTTATGAAGGATCTGCAGAGCCGCATCATGAACAGCAGCAAGCACCTGTACCCTCCTGCCCCCGTAGAGGACTCCCCACCGGTCAGCCTGAGGAACATCAGGATGCCGAGCGCACCCAGCTACAAGGCTGGCGAAAAG ATTGCCACACGGAAGGCATATGGGATGGCGCTGGCCAAATTAGGCCGCTACAATGAACGCGTTGTGGCCCTTGATGGAGACACTAACAACCTCACCTACTCAGAGATCTTCAAGAATGAGCATCCCAACCGCTTTGTGGAGTGCTACATCGCTCAGCAGAACATG GTCAGTGTTTCAATGGGATGTGCTGCCCGTGAGAGGAATGTTGTGTTTGCTAGCACTCTTGCTTCCTTTTTCACCCGCGCCTACGACCAGCTCCGCATGGCAGCCTTCTCAGACAGCAACATCAACCTGTGTGGCTCCCACTGCGGCCTGTCCACCG GAGAGGAAGGCCCCTCTCTGATGGGTCTAGAGGACGTGGCTATGTTCAGGGCCCTTCCCAATGCGACCATTTTCTACCCCTGTGACGGTGTGTCTACAGAGAAGGCTGTGGAACTGGCTGCTTCCACAAAG GGTGTTTGCTACATCCGAACCAGCCGCCAAGACTGCGCCATCATCTACAACAGCAATGAGGACTTCCATGTTGGACAAGCTAAG GTGGTGTACCAGAGCAAAGAGGACCAGGTGACCATAGTGGCAGCTGGAGTGACCTTGCATGAGGCCCTGGCTGCAgctgaacatttaaagaaag AGAGGATATCTGTCAGGGTCATTGACCCCTTCACAATCAAACCACTGGATATCAAAACTATTATCGACCACACGCGTGCTACCAGGGGACGGATCCTCACTGTGGAAGACCACTACTACGAAG GTGGCCTTGGGGAGGCAGTGTCCTCTGCAATGGTCAATGAGTCTGGCTTCAATTTGCATCGTCTGGCCGTGTCCCATGTCCCGCGCAGTGGTAAACCACATGAGCTGCTCAAGATCTATGGCATCGACCGTGACTCCATCACCCAGGCCGTCCGCAAGATGCTCAGCAGCTCTACCAACGCCAAGTAA